GCCACCTGCCAGAACGTGGCCGACTGGGTGACCCGTGATGCCTCGGGCAACCTCGAGCAGATCTATACCCCCAAGCTCAACGTCGCACGGCAGAACCTCAATGCCCTGACGGCCAGCTTCAAGTACGTGCAGGACATCGGCCGCTTCGGCTCGCTGCAGTTCGCCAGCAACTACACCAACATCCTCAAGCGCGAACTGCAGCCGCAGACCGGCGATGACTACCTGGATCTGCTGCGCGACCCGTATGCGATGTGGAACTACCAGGCCTTCGCCAAGGTGCGTGCCGATGGGTCGGTGGGCTGGGCCAAGAACCAGTGGACCACCACCCTCTACTACAACTACATCGGCAAGACCCCCAACTACATGGCCTACCTGGGCGAGGGCTACGACTACGTGCACTCTTCCGGCTACAAGGCCGGCAAGTGGGGTTCCTACACCACCTACAACCTCAGCGTGAGCTACCGCGCGCTGGACAACCTGACCCTGTCGCTGATGGTCAACAACGTGTTCAACAAGAACCCGTCCAGCCAGCGCCACAGCTTCGGCGGCAACATCGACGCGCCGTACAACGATTACCTCTACAACCCGTACGGCCGGGCCATCTATGCCCAGATGCAGTACAACTTCGGTGGCAGCTGACACCGCCGCCCCGCTCCAGGGTTGATGGGTTCTGGCCCCGCTTCGGCGGGGCCTTTTTTTTGCCCCGCCGGCCGGCCAGGCACAGGCAGCGACCCTCACAACATGAACTGTACGCTTAACAAAGAGCACTCCAGAGCCCCCTGAATACGTCGCAAACGGCCCGCAGCGCAGCAGATCCTTTCATTTGAAATCAAAGGTTTGGCGCAAAAGTCCATCCAAATCAGCACTTTGCCTACTTTGGCTTGATGACGGGAGCATGAACAGTTGACACGCCAAGTTAAGGCTGTGTTAACTTCGCTTCATCGGCTTGTGAAGCCGGTTTCAGAACGGGGCAACTGCCCTACAGGGACGACGGGCCAGCGCGCCTGTCGAGGTTCGATACACCAGGGGATCCATCCATGACCATCCGCAAGGCGCTCAGCCGCCACCCGCTGAGCTTCGCTCTGACGTCCGCCCTGCTGGCAGCCGTCGTTTCGCCCGCCTTTGCCCAGGAAGCCGGCAACGAAGCCGGCGGCAAGAACGCCACCAACCTGGACCGCGTCTCGGTCGTCGGCTCGCGCATCAAGCGCGCTGAAGTCGAAGGCCCGGCACCGGTCACCGTCATTTCGCGCGCCGACATCGACCGCGAAGGCTTCCAGTCGGTCGGCGACATGCTGCAGACCCTGACCCAGAACACCACGAGCTCGTTCACCGGCGATCTCGCCGTGACCGGCTTCACGCCCAACGCCCAGGTGGTCAACCTGCGCAACCTGGGCCCGGGCTACACGCTGACCCTGGTGAACGGCCGCCGCCCGGCGCAGTACCCGCAGCCGTACAACCGCGACAACAACGTGGTCAACATCAAGGCCATCCCGAGCTCGATCGTCGAGCGCGTTGAAGTCCTGACCGGTGGCGCCTCGGCCATCTACGGTTCGGACGCTGTCGCCGGCGTGATCAACATCGTGCTGCGCAAGAACTACGACGGCAACCAGCTGCGCCTGACCACCGGCACCACCGAAGAAGGCGGCGGCGACAACGTCAACGTCGAGTACACCGGCGGCAAGACCGGCGACCGCTGGAGCGCGACCTACGCCCTGCAGTACAGCGAGAACGAGCCGGTGTTCGCTTCGCAGCGCCACGCGCTGGCCGACACGCGCAACAATGCCGCCGGCGTTGCGGTGAACCCGTCGCTGTCCCTGGTTGCACTGAGCGCGGGCGGCCTGAACGGCCACGTGCGCAACCAGAACGCGCTGTACAACGCTGACGCCTGTGATGCGTTCGATTACACCACCGTGACCACCCCGGCCCGTGGCACCTACTGCGGCAGCTACACCCAGGTCGCAGCCCGTTCGATCTGGAACAAGAACCAGAACTTCAACGGCTACGGCTACGGCACCTTCGACGTGACCGACACCACCCAGCTGTTCGGCAGCGTCAACTTCTACAAGACCAAGGCCAAGGCCAGCGGCGGCATCGAGTTCTGGGGCACCTCGGGTGACCGCTTCACCTCCAACCCGAGCGGCGCCGCGACGGGCGTGTACTACGACTCGAACCTGCGCGACCTGATCCAGCTGCAGCGTACCTTCAACCCGTTTGAACTGGGTGGCAACGAAGCAGCCAGCACCCTGTACGACGAAAAGAGCTACGACATCACCTTCGGTGCGCAGGGCACCTTCGCCGACCGCTTCGACTGGGAAGCCAGCGTCAACTACGGCAAGTACGAGTACGAAGCCGATCGCCCGCGCCTGCTGGCCAAGGCCGTGCATGACTACTTCCTGGGCCCGCTGCAGGGCTACATCAGCAACTACCCGATCTACGCGCTGAACCAGGACCGCTGGAACACGCCGATCACCCCGGAGATCTACCAGAGCTTCGCCACCCGCGTGAAGAACGTTGCTGAGTCGACCTCGGCAACCGCCAACTTCAACGTCAGCGGCGATCTGTTCGAGCTGCCGGCCGGCCCGGTGGGCTTCGCAGCGGTGTTCGAGGGCATCCGCCAGACCACCGACCTGGTCAGCGACGTGCGTACCAACCAGCTGCGTCCGATCGACGACCAGACCATCTACAACCTGACCAGCTCGGGCGAAACCCACGGCGCGCGTAACCGCTATGCGGTCGGCACCGAGTTCCGCGTGCCGATCTTCAGCAACCTGTCGATGAACCTGGCGGGCCGCTGGGACAAGTACGACGACATCACCGCCGTCGACGATGCCAAGACCTTCAACGTCGGCCTGGAATACCGTCCGTTCAGCAACCTGCTGATCCGCGGTTCCTACGCCACCAGCTTCCGCGCACCGGACATGCAGCTGGTCTACGCCGAAGGCGCCGCTTCGTTCTCGACCATCCTGGACGAATACAGCTGCCGTTCCGGTACCGGTCTGGGCCAGGCCGCAGGTGCTCCGGGCCGTACCCGCGCACAGTGCAACGTGACCGGCGACGTGACCCTGTACCAGGCGCAGTCGCTGATCGCCGGCAACCCGAACCTGAAGGAAGAAGAAGGCAAGTCGTGGGGCGCCGGCTTCGTGTGGGACATCATGGATTCGATGTCCATGTCGGTGGACTACTACAAGATCCGCCTGGAAGATGCCTCCACCCAGCTCAGCTCCACCTACCTGCTGCAGAACGAAGCCAACTGCCGCCTGGGCGTGCGCCCGGATGGCACGCCGTTCGAGCAGGGCGCCGATTCGGCCTTCTGCCGCAACCTGACTGCACTGGTCACCCGTACCAGCGCACCGGGCACCACCCTGGACGGCCGCATCTCGCAGATCAACACCGCGTACATCAACGCGGCGCTGCTGGAAACCAGCGGTATCGATGCCACCTTCAAGTACAAGCTGGATACCGACCGCCTCGGCGACTTCGGCCTGGACCTGGGCTACTCGCTGGTGCTGACCAACAAGTACCAGGAAAACAGCGACGACGAGCTGATCGACTACCGCGACCTGCCGCTGTATGACTACAGCCAGCGCAGCCGCGTGCGCGGCAGCCTGAGCTGGGCCGGCGACGAATGGGGTGCCACCCTGTTCGGTACCCGCTACGGCTCGAACTGGAATGCCGCCTGGACCGAACGCCTGGCACCGTACATGCAGTACAACCTGCAGATCAGCAAGAAGTTCGGCCCGAACGTGCGTGCCGAGTTCACGGTGGTCAACCTGACCGACAACCAGTTCCGTCGCGATACCACCAACACGGCGTACCCGTACTTCAACAGCTTCATCGGCGCCGACCCGTTGGGCCGTCGCTACTACTTCAGCCTGTCCTACCGCTTCTGATGCGACAGGTTGTGTGACAAGCAGAGCCCGGCCTAGGCCGGGCTCTGTGTTTGCGCACCGGCAGCAACGCCACACCCTGGGCCACGAAGGCCCGCTAATTGAAGGGGATACACGATGTACAAGCTGTCCTTCGCCCTGCTTGCCCTGGCAGTGGGCGCGACCACCGTGCCGGCCTCCGCCGCCGCACCGGCCTACTCCGTCGAAGATTTCGTCAAGCACGCGGCCTACGGCAACGTGCGCATCTCGCCCAACGGCGAGTACCTGGCCGTCACCATGGACCACGGTGACCAGGACGTCCTTGCGGTGCTGCGCACCAGCGATCTGAAGATCCTCAAGGTCAACCAGCTGCCGGAAAAGAAGAGCGTGGGCCAGTTCACCTGGATCGCGCCGGACCGGCTGATGTTCAATGCGGTGAAGAAGATGGGCGGCTATGCCCAGCCCTTTGGCACCGGCGAATGGTTCGCGGTGAACGCCGATGGCAGCCAGGCCGTGCCGCTGATCTTCTACGGCACCCGCGACGCCACCCAGCGTGGCAAGACCGTGGGCCGGGAGAGCTTCAGCCTGCTCGACACGCTGAAGAATGATGACCGCAACGTCATCATGCAGTCGCGCTACCCGCGCTCCAACGAAGGTGCCGGCACCCAGGTGGTGCAGGTGGATACCTTCAGCGGCCGCCGCACGGTGCTCGCACGCGCGCCCAAGGACGACTGCTCCATCGCGCTGGACGCGCAGAAAGAACCACGTTTCGCCGTCTGTTCGTCCAGCCGAAATGAAGAAGGCGAGTACGACGAGCGCACCGAACTGTACCGCCGCGATGGCCGCGACTGGACCCTGGTCAACGCGTCCAAGACCGATGGCAAGCACCTGTGGGTCGAGCGCGCCACCGCCGATGGCACCGTGTATGTCACCCAGAGCGATGACAAGTCGCCCGGCGCGATTGGTACGCTGGACACCGCCACCGGCACCTTCACTTCCCTGTTCCAGGACCCGGTGGCTGAAGTCTCCGATTACATCTGGTCCACCGATGACAACCGCCTGCTGGGCGTGATCACCGAAGCCGGCGCCCCCAAGGTGACCCTGGTCGATGAGAACCATCCGGATGCGGAACTGTACGGTTCCCTGGCGGCTTCGTTCCCGGGCGAGCTGGTGGATTTCTCCAGCCACACCGCCGACGGCAGCAAGATCATCGTTTCGGTCTACAGCGACAGCAATCCGGGCGAGCTCTATCTGTATGACCGTGCCACCGGCAAGGCACGCTTCCTGATGCAGCGCGCGCCGCAGCTGGACAAGGCCCGCATGGCCTCGGTCAAGCCGTTCAGCTTCACCGCGCGCGACGGCAAGACCATCCACGCTTACCTCACCCTGCCCCATGGCAGCGACGGCAAGAACCTGCCGCTGATCGTCAACCCGCACGGCGGCCCGATCGGCCCGCGTGACAACTGGGGCTTCTCCGGCGAAACGCAGTTGTTCGCCAGCCGCGGCTACGCGGTGCTGCAGGTGAACTACCGCGGCTCGGGCGGCTACGGCAAGGCGTTCCAGGATGCGGGCCACAAGCAGTGGGCCGATGGCATCCAGAACGACATCATTGATGCCACCCAGTGGACCATCAACCAGGGCTATGCCAACAAGGACCGCATCTGCATCTACGGCGGCAGCTTCGGTGGCTACTCCTCGCTGATGGCACCGATCCGTGCACCGGGCCTGTTCAAGTGCACCTTCGGCTACGTTGGCGTCTACGACATCGACATGATGTTCAAGAAGGGCGACATCCCCGAGCGTGAGTCGGGCCAGCGCTTCCTGCGCCGCACCCACGGCACCGACACCGCCGACTGGACCCGCACCTCGCCTGCACGCCGCGCTTCGGAAGTGAAGATTCCGGTGTACCTGGCCGCAGGCGCGCGCGACGTGCGCACGCCGCCGGAGCAGACCGAGCTGATGAACAAGGCGCTGATCGCCGCGGGCAACAAGCCCGAGGGCATGATCATCGAGCCCGGCGAAATGCACGGCTTCTACGGCGTGCCAGCACGGGTGAAGCTGTACACCACGATGCTGGACTTCTTCGGGCGCCATATCGGCTCCCCGGCAGCGTCGGGGGCAAAGGCGGCCCACTGAGCCGTACCCGGCTCCCTGAACAGGGGAGCCGGGAACTTCCGGCACCTTCCGGCACACCATGAAGGTGTGCCTGCGCGTTCCTGGGCGACCAGGGCGCGGGTGCCATCGTTCAATCAAGGAGAGATACCGATGTACCGCAGGCTCATTCTCACAGCCCTGCTGCCCTTCGCGCTGCACGCCCCGCTTGCACTGGCTGCCAAGCCCTCGCCGGCGGCCGCACCGGATCCCACCGAAGATCCGATGATGATCACCGCCGGCTTCCTCAGCGGCCACCCCGACCTGCGCTTCCGCTTGCTGGGCATCGAAAAACGCGATGCGGGCAAGATGGAACAGGCGTTCGGCTTCTTCCAGCGTGCCGGCTTCTACGCCGACAAGCCATCGCAGGCGATGGTGGCGGAAATGCTCTGGAACGGTACCGGCACCCCGGTCGACCGTGCGCTGGCCTATGCCTGGATGGATCTGGCCGCCGAACGCGGCTATGAAGGTTTCCTCGACCTGCGCGAGCGCTACTGGGCAGCGTTGACGCCTGCCGAGCGTGATCGTGCCCTGCAGGAGGGCCCGGCCATCTATGCACGTTTCGGCGATGAAGCCGCGCGCCCGCGCATCGACACCGCGCTGCGCCGCGAACGCCGCCAGGTCACCGGCAGCCGCACTGGCATGGCCGGCAACCTGCGCATCATGGTGCCCGGCCCGGCCGGCCCGATGGAGATCGATGGCAGCAAGTTCTACGACGACCGCTTCTGGGACCCGGTAAAATACCAGGCCTGGCAGGATTCGGTCTGGGCCAAGCCCAAGGTCGCACGGGTGGATGTGGGCGAAGCAACCCAGATCAAGGACGAGAGCGACCGCAGGACACGCATTGACGCAGGCGCGCCCCAGGTGGATGCCCCTGAACCGAAGACGGCCGACGAACTGCCCCGGCTGGACAACGGCAACCCGTGATGTCACCGCTGCCGGCCCTGCGCCGGCAGCGTTCTTTGCGCAGCCCGTGCCGGGACCTGCCCGATTCTGGCGATTGCGCCGTGGCCCGTACGCAACGGGCCCACGGCTTGCCATCGGCCATGACCTTCGACACCCTTGCAGGGCGGGCCGGCGGCGTATCGTTCGGCCCACGGCCATTGCTACGGCCATTCCCTGACTCACTCGGCCTGGAGGCCATACAAGTGACCCGTACTCCCAAGATCGTGCTGCTGACCCTGGCCGTTTCGGCCGCGCTGGTCGGCTGCGGCAAGACCGATACCCCGGCCAAGGACGCCACCGCCTCCACGCCGTCCGCGACCGAACAGGCCACCACCTACACGCTCGACGAAGCCAAGCTGCCGGCGTACAACGCCTTCCAGGCCAGTGACCTGGACAGCGCCCTGGACGCCTGTGGCGCCTTCGGCGACTACGTCAACAGCAAGTGGCTGGCGGCCAACGAAATCCCGGGCGACCGCACCAGCTGGGGCGCCTTCACCATCCTCGACGAGCGCTCGGTGGCCGTGCAGCACCAGCTGGCCGAACAGGTGGCGCAGGTCAAGAACCCGAACCACATCGAGAAGATCGTCGGCGACCTGTGGGCCACCGGCATGGACGAGGCCAAGATCAACGCCCAGGGCATCGAGCCGCTGAAGGCTGACCTGGCCGCCATCGACGGCCTGCAGGACAAGGCCGCCATCGCCGATTACCTGCGCAGCAGCGCGGCCAAGGGCGAAAACATGCTGTTCGGCTTCGGCGCCGAAGCAGATTTCAAGAACTCGGCCGTGAACATGGCCTACGCCAGCCAGGGTGGCCTGGGCCTGCCGGACACCACCTATTACACCGACGCCAAGAACGCCGACAAGCTGAAGGCCTACCAGGCGCACGTCGCCAAGGTGCTGGAACTGTCAGGCGTGGCCGCTGCCGACGCCGCCAAGCAGGCGGAAGAAGTGGTCAAGTTCGAGACCCGCCTGGCCAAGGCTTCCAAGTCGCGCGTCGATCTGTCGCGCAACGTCGAGCTGTTCTACAACCCGGTCACCCTGGCCGACGCCGACAAGCTGACCCCGAACTTCAGCTGGACCGAGTTCTTCAAGTCGCAGGGCGTTGCCGCTCCGGAGAAGTTCTCGCTGGCCATGCCGGCCTTCCATGAGGAAGTGAGCAAGGCGCTGGGCGATACCGATCCGTCGATCTGGCGCGCATACCTGCGCTTCCACACCGTCGATGGCGCCTCGCCGTACCTGAGCGATGCCTTTGTCGATGAGAACTACGCGTTCTACGGCAAGACCCTCAACGGCCAGAAGGAACAGAAGCCGCGCTGGAAGCGCGTGCTGGGCACCATCGAGAACGATGCCGGCGAAGCCTTCGGCCAGCTGTACGTGAAGGTTGCCTTCTCGCCGGAAGCCAAGGCGAAGATGGAAGAGCTGGTGAAGAACCTGGCGGCCTCGCTGAAGGAACGCATCCAGGGCCTGAGCTGGATGAGCGACGAAACCAAGGCCAAGGCCATCGCCAAGTGGGAAACCTTCACCCCGAAGATCGGTTACCCGGACAAGTGGCGTGACTGGGCCGGCCTGCAGACCCAGCGCGACAGCTACCTGGGCAACGTGCGCGCCGCCAACGAGTTCAACTACAAGTTCAACCTGTCCAAGGTCGGCAAGCCGGTGGACAAGACCGAGTGGGGCATGACCCCGCAGACGGTCAATGCCTACTACAACCCGCTGCAGAACGAGATCGTGTTCCCGGCCGCCATCCTGCAGCCGCCGTTCTTCGACCCGAAGGCCGACGACGCGCTGAACTACGGCGGCATCGGCGCAGTGATCGGCCACGAAATGACCCACGGTTACGACGACCAGGGCGCACGCTTCGGGCCGAGCGGCAATCTGGAAGACTGGTGGACCCCGGCGGACAAGAAGAACTTTGAAGGCCTGACCGGCAAGCTGGTCAAGCAGTTCGACCAGTACAAGGTTGACGGCCAGGCGGTGAACGGCCACCTGACCCTGGGTGAGAACATCGCTGACCTGGGTGGCCTGGCCACCGCCTACGACGCCCTGCAGAAGGCGACCGCCGGCAAGGAAGACCCGAAGGTCGACGGCTTCACCCGTGACCAGCGCTTCTTCTTCAACTGGGCGACCGTGTGGCGCACCAAGTACACCGCGGAGAACGCCAAGGTCCGCCTGGCCACCGACCCGCACGCCCCGGCGCAGTTCCGCGCCATGGGTGCGCCGTCGAACCTGCCGACCTTCGCTGCCGCGTTCCAGTGCAAGGCCGGCTCGCCGATGGCCCGCACCGGCGACCAGCAGGTGGTGATCTGGTGAGCCACGGCTGAGGCCAAGGCAGACCCTCGAAGGCCCGGGATTTCCCGGGCCTTCGTTTTTTGCTGCCGGCCAGCGGCCGGCACTACCGGGGTCGGATCCCTTGCGCGCAGCGCGAGGGCTCTGACCCCCATGCCCTGTGATGCATGCATCCCGTGCCCATGCACGGCTTGCTATAGTTCGCCCGCCCTCAATCCATCACGGATTCGTTCTACATGCCCAATTTCCGTCCGCTTGCCGTCGCCCTGGGTATCAGCCTGGCGACCCTGGTCCCGACCCACGATGCGTTTGCCGCCAAGAAGAAGGCCACGCGCGCCCCGGCCGTCAGCGCCCAGTGCAGCGATTTCTACGATGCAACCAACGCGGACTGGTTGAAGGCCAACCCGGTGCCGCAGTCCGGTGCCGCCACCGCGCTGGGCCAGCTGGTCGACCGCAGCCGCCAGCAGCAGCGTGAACTGCTGGACGCCGCGATGAAGGCGCCGCAGGGCAACGTGCAGAAGCTGCTGGGCGATTTCTGGGCCAGCGGCCTGGACGAGGCCGCGGTTGAGGCCGACGGCTCCAACCCGATCGCCCCGTTGCTGACCCGCATCAACGCCATCAAGAAGGCCAAGGATGTGCCGGCCTCGATCGCCGCGCTGCACCAGGTGGGCATCCCGGTGGCCTTCAACTTCGGCCCGGACGTGGACCTGAAGGCGCTGGACCGCCATATCGGCTACTTCATGCAGGGCGGCATGGGCCTGCCCGATCCGGCCTTCTACACCCGTACCGACGCCGACACCGTGGCCCTGATGGGTCGCTACCGCAACTACGTCAAGCAGATCCTGGCGCTGACCGGCACCCCGGCCGCCAAGCTGGATGCCGAAGCGCAGTCGGTGATCGCGCTGGAAACCGAACTGGCCCGCAATGCGCAGTCGCTGGCCGGCATCAACAACCCGTTCAACAACTACGCGCCGATCTCCACCAAGGATCTGAACAGCCGCTACCGCAACCTGCAGCTGGATGCCTTCCTGAAGGTGCAGGGCGTGAACGACGACCTGGTCTCGCTGGCCGACCCGGCCCTGTTCAAGCAGCTCGACACCATGGTCACCAAGCTCAAGCCGGAACAGTGGAAGGCCTACCTGCGCTGGCGCGTGGGCGATTCGATGGCGCCGTACCTGTCCAAGGCCTACCGCGACGCCGAGTTCGAGTTCCGTGGTCGCGTCCTGCGTGGCCAGACTCTGCCGGCGCAGCGCTGGGAGAACGTGCTGGACGCCATCAATGTGGCCGCCGGCCCGATGGTCGGCCGCGAGTATGCCGCCCGCCATCTGTCGGCGGAAGATCGCCGCCAGGCCGCGTGGATCGTCGACAAGGTGCGTGAAGTGCAGATCGAGGCGGTCAAGAACAGCACCTGGATGAGCACCGAAGCCAAGGCTGAAGCACAGGCCAAGCTGGCCGCGCTGAAGATCGAGATCGGCACCCCGCTGCGTGACCTGGATTACAGCGTGCAGCCGATGGGGCGTGGTTCGTTCGGTGGCAACATGCTGATTGCTTCGACCTGGCGCCACCGCGAGGAAATGAAGCGCATCGGCAAGGGCAATGCCGACCGTCGCTGGGATGTGCTGCCGCAGCAGCCGTCGCTGGCCTACGACCTGGCGCAGAACCGCCTGATCGTCACCGCCGCCATCCTGCAGGGCCCGGTGTTCAATGCCAAGGCGGATGCCGCCGACAAGTTCGGCAGCTTCGGTGGCCTGGTCGGGCACGAACTGAACCGCGCCGTCGATGCCAAGGGCGCCCTGGTCGATGCCAAGGGCGAACTGCGCAGCTGGTGGACCCCGGCCGACAAGACCGCCTGGACGCTGCTCGGCAACCGCGTCGCCGCCCAGTACAGCGCCTACGACTTCCCGGGCGTGAAGGGTGCCAAGGTCAACGGCACGTTGACCCAGGAAGAGAACCTGGCCGACATCGCCGGCCTGGAACTGGCCTGGGCGGCCTACACCGCACAGGAACCGAAGGCCAAGCCGGCGCAGCAGCAGGGCTTCTTCCGCGCCTGGGCCGCACTGTGGCCGCAGCAGCTGTCGCCGAACGAAGCCGCACGCCGTCTGACCGCCGATATCCGTGCACCGGGGCGCTGGCGCACCAATGGTCCGCTGTCGAACCTGCCGGCCTTCGCCGCCACCTACAGCTGCAAGGCCGGCCAGCCGATGCAGCGTACCGAGGCCGAGCAGATCAAGGTCTGGCGTTGAGCGCAGCAATGACGTGGTAACGAAAAAGGCGCCTTCGGGCGCCTTTTTCGTGGGAATGCCCCCTTCGGCTTCTTGGGTTGGAAGAAAAGAGGCCCCGCCCGCAGGACGGGGCCGAATGAACCGTTGCCAGAAGAGAGAGCCTCGTGCGAACCGCTCAGAAATCGTAGGACGCGGTCAATCGGACCGTGCGCGGCGCAGTGAAGTAGGTGCCCATGCCGTAGGTATTGGAGACCGTGCCCGGCCCGGTCTGGTAGGTCGCCGTCGACTGCCGCTGACGCCGCTGGTTGAGCACGTTGAAGACATCCAGCCCCAGGCCCATCCGGTGGTCGGCAAACGCCGGCCGGTACATCACTCCCATGTCCAGCTGTGCGGTCCAGGGCTGTCGGCCTGCGTCGCCCGGCCGCGATGGCTTGCCGTTGCAGTAGTGGTAGGCCGAACCATAGCCATGGAGCGGATCCGTCTGTTCACTGCCGTAGTAGCCCAGGCAGCTTTTGGGCATGCCGGACTGCACCCGCATCGTGAGCGATGCCGTCCACTCATCCGTGATCTGGTAGGCGCCGAAGGCCTTCAGCTGGTGCCGGCGATCATTGGCCAGATAGCCACCGGCGTACTCCATCAGCGCAGCCGCATCCCAGTCCTGTGTCTTGGACACGTCATCCTGGCCGATATCAGACCTCACCTGCCCTTCGGTGTTGCCGAAGCTGTGCGACCAGGTGTAATCGAGACGGCCGTACCAGCGATCGGCCATGGGATGCTCGATGAACAGATCCAGCGCGACATACTCACGCGTCGCCTTCTTCCCACCATACCCCCAGTCTGTCGACCCCATGCGGACCGGCGTGTAGCCGGACCCATCGCGGTGCCGCACCTGGAAGGTGTTGGTCTGCCCCGGGTTGAAGATCACGCAGCCGGGCAGATCAAAGGCGTCCGGGTCGAGGCCCATGCCACTGAGGCGATCAACGAAGCGGTCAGCATCGCAGGTGTCATCGATGGCCGACTGCAGACGCCGGTAGGTCATCTTGGCACCACTGTTCCACTGGCTTCCCAACGTCTTCTCAAAGCCCAGGATCAGCTCATCCTGATACTGCGAACGCAGGTCGGTGGGCGCAACAGCGCGCGGATCGGGGGCCTGTCCATACTCGTTGTTGGCCGACACCGGGCCATCCCCCAGCGGCGTCAGGCCGGTTGGAATGCCATTGGCGTCAATGCCGTCATAGGTGAAGTACTCGCGCGTGTAGGTGGACGCGGAGGCACCGCGGATGGCGACGCTGTTGGGCAGCGCCAGATAGTAGCGGCCCAGGTTGGCGAAGACCTTCAGCGAGGCATCGCCAAGGACATCCCAGCTGGCACCCAGTCGCGGTGCCCACTGGTCACCACTTTCCACATAGGCAGCGCCATCACTGTTGTAGTTGGTGAAGCGGTCGTTGCGCAGGCCTAGGGTCAGCAGCCAGTTGGGAGCGAGCTGCCAGCGATCCTCCAGGTAGTACGCCTTCTGCTTCACTGACATGCTGGTGGTGGTGGAGAAGATGTACTTCTGCACGAAATAGCCATCACCACCAGGCGGTGCGATGTCGAATCCGGGGCTGGGCGACACATCCGGCTTGCCACGCGAGTAGAACCATGCGTGGCCGGGACCCGTCATCGACTGACCCTCATTGTTCGCCCGGTAGGTCATGTTGTCGATGCCGGCGGTCAGTTCGTGGTTGCCGACGCGGTACTGCAGGTCCATGCGCAGCCCCTGCGTGGTGCTGCCGGCATCAAGCGCCTTGGTATAGAGATCGGGCTGATCGTTGCGTACCGGCGTGCCGCCGTTGAGCGACGGGTCCTGATTGCCGGGATTGCGGATGTAGGGGTTGGCTGAATCCCGCGGATTGAACTCCAGGTTTCCGGTGCGGGTGCGCCCCCACACCGTGCTGAAGGTCAACGCATCGTTGAGGTACCCCGTGTACTTGAAGATGTCGGCGTTGGTGGTGGCCTTGCTGGTATTGGGGAAGGTCCCGGTGCGATCACCTTCCGTCAGCGTCGCATAGTCGAACGCCGTGTAGTAGCCACCCGCACGATCAGTATCCTGGAAACGGGTGTACTCCAGCGTGTTGCTGTCATTGATGT
Above is a genomic segment from Stenotrophomonas sp. ESTM1D_MKCIP4_1 containing:
- a CDS encoding TonB-dependent receptor; the protein is MAVGSAHRVLKRSVLSAVLFSIVGSAAAQSTTGTLYGTAVGSEGATVVAQSDSGLTRTIAIDAQGRYNFGALPVGRYSISLQRDGRIIEQQHDVQLRVGTGTEVSFAVHGGATTLDTVNVTAANMPKIDVTHTVSKSVVTSEQLDVLPLGRSAEAIALLAPGVVSGSGAFQNGSRSVLSFGGSSVTENAYYLNGFNVTNPLNYMGGVSLPYGSIDQQETFTGGYGAAYGRSTGGVINQLGKRGTNAWRFGAQVTWAPAGLAEAPASVNYPDVALPEGYAYEHEDKPGTLYRYRGGDKETRTTYSGYVSGPLVEDRLFIHLAAESNHREGIATASEAGAQQVRRHYRVDTPKFYGKVDWNINDSNTLEYTRFQDTDRAGGYYTAFDYATLTEGDRTGTFPNTSKATTNADIFKYTGYLNDALTFSTVWGRTRTGNLEFNPRDSANPYIRNPGNQDPSLNGGTPVRNDQPDLYTKALDAGSTTQGLRMDLQYRVGNHELTAGIDNMTYRANNEGQSMTGPGHAWFYSRGKPDVSPSPGFDIAPPGGDGYFVQKYIFSTTTSMSVKQKAYYLEDRWQLAPNWLLTLGLRNDRFTNYNSDGAAYVESGDQWAPRLGASWDVLGDASLKVFANLGRYYLALPNSVAIRGASASTYTREYFTYDGIDANGIPTGLTPLGDGPVSANNEYGQAPDPRAVAPTDLRSQYQDELILGFEKTLGSQWNSGAKMTYRRLQSAIDDTCDADRFVDRLSGMGLDPDAFDLPGCVIFNPGQTNTFQVRHRDGSGYTPVRMGSTDWGYGGKKATREYVALDLFIEHPMADRWYGRLDYTWSHSFGNTEGQVRSDIGQDDVSKTQDWDAAALMEYAGGYLANDRRHQLKAFGAYQITDEWTASLTMRVQSGMPKSCLGYYGSEQTDPLHGYGSAYHYCNGKPSRPGDAGRQPWTAQLDMGVMYRPAFADHRMGLGLDVFNVLNQRRQRQSTATYQTGPGTVSNTYGMGTYFTAPRTVRLTASYDF
- a CDS encoding M13 family metallopeptidase; protein product: MPNFRPLAVALGISLATLVPTHDAFAAKKKATRAPAVSAQCSDFYDATNADWLKANPVPQSGAATALGQLVDRSRQQQRELLDAAMKAPQGNVQKLLGDFWASGLDEAAVEADGSNPIAPLLTRINAIKKAKDVPASIAALHQVGIPVAFNFGPDVDLKALDRHIGYFMQGGMGLPDPAFYTRTDADTVALMGRYRNYVKQILALTGTPAAKLDAEAQSVIALETELARNAQSLAGINNPFNNYAPISTKDLNSRYRNLQLDAFLKVQGVNDDLVSLADPALFKQLDTMVTKLKPEQWKAYLRWRVGDSMAPYLSKAYRDAEFEFRGRVLRGQTLPAQRWENVLDAINVAAGPMVGREYAARHLSAEDRRQAAWIVDKVREVQIEAVKNSTWMSTEAKAEAQAKLAALKIEIGTPLRDLDYSVQPMGRGSFGGNMLIASTWRHREEMKRIGKGNADRRWDVLPQQPSLAYDLAQNRLIVTAAILQGPVFNAKADAADKFGSFGGLVGHELNRAVDAKGALVDAKGELRSWWTPADKTAWTLLGNRVAAQYSAYDFPGVKGAKVNGTLTQEENLADIAGLELAWAAYTAQEPKAKPAQQQGFFRAWAALWPQQLSPNEAARRLTADIRAPGRWRTNGPLSNLPAFAATYSCKAGQPMQRTEAEQIKVWR
- a CDS encoding M13-type metalloendopeptidase, with the translated sequence MTRTPKIVLLTLAVSAALVGCGKTDTPAKDATASTPSATEQATTYTLDEAKLPAYNAFQASDLDSALDACGAFGDYVNSKWLAANEIPGDRTSWGAFTILDERSVAVQHQLAEQVAQVKNPNHIEKIVGDLWATGMDEAKINAQGIEPLKADLAAIDGLQDKAAIADYLRSSAAKGENMLFGFGAEADFKNSAVNMAYASQGGLGLPDTTYYTDAKNADKLKAYQAHVAKVLELSGVAAADAAKQAEEVVKFETRLAKASKSRVDLSRNVELFYNPVTLADADKLTPNFSWTEFFKSQGVAAPEKFSLAMPAFHEEVSKALGDTDPSIWRAYLRFHTVDGASPYLSDAFVDENYAFYGKTLNGQKEQKPRWKRVLGTIENDAGEAFGQLYVKVAFSPEAKAKMEELVKNLAASLKERIQGLSWMSDETKAKAIAKWETFTPKIGYPDKWRDWAGLQTQRDSYLGNVRAANEFNYKFNLSKVGKPVDKTEWGMTPQTVNAYYNPLQNEIVFPAAILQPPFFDPKADDALNYGGIGAVIGHEMTHGYDDQGARFGPSGNLEDWWTPADKKNFEGLTGKLVKQFDQYKVDGQAVNGHLTLGENIADLGGLATAYDALQKATAGKEDPKVDGFTRDQRFFFNWATVWRTKYTAENAKVRLATDPHAPAQFRAMGAPSNLPTFAAAFQCKAGSPMARTGDQQVVIW